The following are encoded together in the Salvia hispanica cultivar TCC Black 2014 chromosome 6, UniMelb_Shisp_WGS_1.0, whole genome shotgun sequence genome:
- the LOC125196049 gene encoding proteasome assembly chaperone 4-like: MEEINGCQSDGVQLTCFSEESDGDVLLHFQIIRLQKQIYVWIGCNSASFGHLYAALPTRPSNAVGVTSLIGGSSDNTGSGIARRLVLKTGLNVVLACNLPKNNPMLEASAEKKLLQKLISLGYTKPQI, from the exons ATGGAGGAAATTAATGGGTGCCAGAGCGATGGTGTTCAACTCACTTGCTTTTCAGAGGAATCAGACGGCGACGTTTTGCTCCACTTTCAGATTATTCGTCTTCAAAAACAG ATTTATGTATGGATTGGTTGCAACTCTGCCAGCTTCGGACATCTGTATGCAGCTCTTCCCACACGACCA AGCAATGCAGTTGGTGTGACTTCTCTAATTGGGGGGTCTTCTGATAATACAGGTTCTGGTATTGCACGTCGATTAG TTCTCAAGACTGGCCTTAATGTTGTTCTTGCTTGTAATTTACCAAAGAATAACCCCATGCTTGAG GCAAGTGCTGAGAAAAAGCTACTGCAAAAGCTTATTAGTCTAGGATACACAAAGCCACAAATCTGA
- the LOC125196047 gene encoding probable serine/threonine-protein kinase PBL3, which yields MFIGVGVMCQAFRAWIDEHTLIASKPGSGMAVTVKKWSNFMERPQDWLKKIDNLVQLRHPSLVSFIGYCTEEYNMMLVYEFMPHGRLSDHLFTTQYQSLPWARRIKIAIDIARGLSYLHERDIPIIHRDFKTANVLLDWELNAKLSNYCYGTDDPTSEMTSIPTRQIFVSPGYTPPEYISKGRLTTKSNAYTFGVVLLELLSGTVVSNLNMEQSYFNKKSKLLQILDIRLEGQYSRDTAYKVVKLALKCQNMDPKSRPRMSDVVVALEQLQLARP from the exons ATGTTCATAGGGGTAGGAGTCATGTGTCAAGCTTTTAGAGCATGGATCGATGAACATACCCTCATTGCTTCGAAGCCTGGCTCTGGAATGGCTGTTACAGTTAAAAAATGGTCGAATTTCATGGAAAGACCTCAAGATTGGTTG aagaaaattgataatttggTGCAACTTCGTCATCCAAGCTTGGTCAGCTTCATTGGGTACTGTACGGAAGAATACAACATGATGTTGGTGTACGAGTTCATGCCCCATGGACGCTTGTCGGATCACTTATTCACTA CTCAATACCAATCATTACCTTGGGCGAGGAGAATCAAGATCGCTATAGATATTGCTAGAGGGCTTAGCTACTTGCACGAACGAGATATACCTATCATACACCGAGATTTCAAGACGGCTAACGTTCTTCTAGATTGG GAATTGAATGCTAAGCTATCTAACTATTGTTACGGCACAGATGATCCTACCAGTGAAATGACTTCCATACCAACTCGTCAAATATTTGTTTCACCTGGATATACTCCACCAGAATATATATCGAAAG GTCGCCTGACTACTAAATCGAATGCATACACCTTCGGAGTTGTTTTACTAGAATTGCTATCTGGCACCGTCGTATCAAATCTGAACATGGAACAATCCTACTTTaataaaaagtcaaaattacTGCAGATTTTGGATATCCGATTAGAGGGTCAGTACTCTCGTGATACAGCATATAAAGTCGTGAAGCTTGCATTGAAGTGCCAAAACATGGacccaaaatcaagaccaagaATGAGTGATGTTGTGGTTGCACTAGAGCAGTTGCAACTTGCAAGACCATGA